The Bos javanicus breed banteng chromosome 11, ARS-OSU_banteng_1.0, whole genome shotgun sequence genome includes a window with the following:
- the DCTN1 gene encoding dynactin subunit 1 isoform X1, whose protein sequence is MAQSKRHVYSRTPSGSRMSAEASARPLRVGSRVEVIGKGHRGTVAYVGATLFATGKWVGVILDEAKGKNDGTVQGRKYFTCDEGHGIFVRQSQIQVFEDGADTTSPETPDSSASKVLRREGADSNPKTSKLRGLKPKKAPTARKTTTRRPKPTRPASTGVAGASGSLGPSGSASAGELSSSEPSTPAQTPLAAPIIPTPALTSPGAALPLPSPSKEEEGLRAQVRDLEEKLETLRLKRAEDKAKLKELEKHKIQLEQVQEWKSKMQEQQADLQRRLKEARKEAKEALEAKERYMEEMADTADAIEMATLDKEMAEERAESLQQEAEVLRERVEELTTDLEILKAEIEEKGSDGAASSYQLKQLEEQNARLKDALVRMRDLSSSEKQEHVKLQKLMEKKNQELEVVRQQRERLQEELSQAERTIDELKEQVDAALGAEEMVETLTDRNLDLEEKVRKLKETVGDLEAINEMNDELQENARETELELREQLDMAGAQVRDAQKRVEAAQETVADYQQTIKKYRQLTAHLQDVNRALTNQQEASVERQQQPPPETFDFKIKFAETKAHAKAIEMELRQMEVAQANRHMSLLTAFMPDSFLRPGGDHDCVLVLLLMPRLICKAELIRKQAQEKFELSESCSERPGLRGAAGEQLSFAAGLVYSLSLLQATLHRYEHALSQCSVDVYKKVGSLYPEMSAHERSLDFLIELLHKDQLDETVNVEPLTKAIKYYQHLYSIHLAEQPEDSTMQLADHIKFTQSALDCMSVEVGRLRAFLQGGQEASDIALLLRDLETSCSDTRQFCKKIRRRMPGTDAPGIPAALAFGPQVSDTLLDCRKHLTWVVAVLQEVAAAAAQLIAPLAENEGLPVAALEELAFKASEQIYGTPSSNPYECLRQSCSLLISTMNKLATAMQEGEYDAERPPSKPPPVELRAAALRAEITDAEGLGLKLEDRETVIKELKKSLKIKGEELSEANVRLSLLEKKLDSAAKDADERIEKVQTRLEETQTLLRKKEKEFEETMDALQADIDQLEAEKAELKQRLNSQSKRTIEGLRGPPPSGIATLVSGIAGGGAPGQAPGSVPGPGLVKDSPLLLQQISAMRLHISQLQHENSTLKGAQMKASLAALPPLHVAKLSLPPHEGPGSELAAGALYRKTNQLLETLNQLSACTHVVDITRSNPAAKSPSAQLLEQVAQLKSLSDTIEKLKDEVLKETVSQRPGATVPTDFATFPSSAFLRAKEEQQDDTVYMGKVTFSCAAGLGQRHRLVLTQEQLHQLHDRLIS, encoded by the exons ATGGCCCAGAGCAAGAGGCACGTGTACAGCCGG ACTCCTAGTGGCAGCAGAATGAGTGCTGAGGCAAGTGCCCGGCCCCTGCGAGTGGGCTCCCGTGTGGAGGTGATTGGAAAAGGCCACCGTGGCACCGTGGCCTATGTTGGAGCCACACTCTTTGCTACTGGCAAATGGGTAGGTGTGATCCTGGATGAAGCAAAAGGCAAGAATGATGGAACCGTCCAAGGCAGGAAGTATTTCACTTGCGATGAAGGACACGGCATCTTTGTGCGCCAATCCCAG ATCCAGGTATTTGAAGATGGAGCGGATACTACTTCACCAGAGACACCTGATTCCTCTGCCTCAAAGGTCCTCAGAAGAG AGGGAGCTGACTCAAATCCAAAGACCAGCAAACTG CGGGGACTGAAGCCTAAGAAG GCACCGACAGCCCGAAAG ACTACAACTCGGCGGCCCAAG CCCACCCGCCCGGCCAGCACTGGGGTAGCCGGGGCCAGTGGTTCCCTGGGCCCCTCTGGCTCAGCATCAGCAGGTGAGCTGAGCAGCAGTGAGCCCAGCACCCCAGCTCAGACTCCGCTGGCCGCGCCCATCATCCCCACGCCGGCCCTCACCTCTCCTGGAGCAGCACTCCCACTTCCTTCCCCCTCTAAG gaagaggaggggctgAGGGCCCAGGTGCGGGACCTGGAGGAGAAACTGGAGACCCTACGGCTGAAACGTGCAGAAGACAAGGCAAAACTAAAAGAGCTGGAGAAACACAAGATCCAGCTGGAGCAGGTGCAGGAATGGAAAAGCAAAATGCAGGAGCAGCAGGCAGACCTGCAGCGGCGCCTCAAGGAGGCTCGGAAG GAAGCCAAGGAGGCCCTAGAGGCAAAGGAACGCTACATGGAGGAGATGGCTGACACTGCTGATGCCATCGAGATGGCCACTCTGGACAAGGAGATGGCCGAAGAGCGGGCTGAGTCCCTACAGCAGGAGGCCGAGGTGCTGAGGGAGCGTGTGGAAGAGCTCACTACCGACTTGGAAATCCTCAAAGCTGAGATTGAAGAGAAGG GCTCAGATGGTGCCGCGTCCAGTTATCAGCTCAAGCAGCTTGAGGAGCAGAATGCCCGCTTGAAGGATGCCCTAGTGAG AATGCGGGATCTTTCTTCCTCAGAGAAGCAGGAGCACGTGAAACTCCAGAAGCTCATGGAAAAGAAGAACCAAGAGCTGGAAGTTGTGAGGCAACAGCGGGAGCGTCTGCAGGAGGAGCTGAGCCAGGCAGAGCGCACCATTGATGAGCTCAAGGAGCAG GTAGATGCTGCTCTGGGGGCTGAGGAGATGGTAGAGACGCTGACAGACCGGAACCTGGATCTGGAAGAGAAAGTGCGCAAACTGAAGGAGACAGTGGGGGACTTG GaagcaataaatgaaatgaaCGATGAACTGCAGGAGAATGCACGTGAGACAGAACTGGAGCTGCGGGAGCAGCTAGATATGGCAGGTGCCCAGGTGCGGGATGCCCAGAAGCGTGTGGAAGCGGCCCAGGAGACAGTCGCAGACTATCAGCAGACCATCAAGAAGTACCGCCAGCTGACTGCCCACCTGCAG GATGTGAATCGGGCACTGACAAACCAGCAGGAAGCATCCGTGGagaggcagcagcagccacctccaGAGACTTTTGACTTCAAGATCAAGTTTGCCGAGACTAAGGCTCATGCTAAG GCAATTGAGATGGAATTGAGGCAGATGGAGGTGGCCCAGGCCAACCGGCACATGTCCCTGTTGACAGCCTTCATGCCTGACAGTTTCCTTCGGCCAGGTGGGGACCATGACTGCGTCCTGGTGCTGCTGCTCATGCCTCGACTCATTTGCAAG GCAGAGCTAATCCGGAAGCAGGCCCAGGAAAAGTTTGAACTAAGTGAGAGCTGTTCAGAGCGGCCAGGACTTCGCGGCGCTGCAGGGGAGCAGCTCAGCTTTGCTGCTGGGCTGGTGTATTCACTGAGTTTGCTGCAGGCCACACTTCATCGTTACGAGCA TGCCCTCTCTCAGTGCAGTGTGGACGTGTATAAGAAGGTGGGCAGCCTCTACCCTGAGATGAGTGCCCACGAACGCTCCTTGGACTTCCTCATTGAGCTGCTGCACAAGGACCAGCTGGATGAGACTGTCAACGTAGAGCCTCTCACCAAGGCCATCAAGTACTACCAG CATCTATACAGCATCCACCTTGCTGAACAACCTGAGGACAGTACCATGCAGCTGGCTGACCACATTAAG TTTACCCAGAGTGCCCTGGACTGCATGAGTGTGGAGGTGGGACGGCTACGGGCCTTCTTGCAG GGTGGGCAGGAGGCTTCAGATATTGCCCTCCTGCTACGGGACCTGGAAACTTCGTGCAGTGATACCCGCCAGTTCTGCAAGAAGATCCGGCGGCGGATGCCAGGGACGGATGCGCCTGGGATCCCGGCTGCACTGGCTTTTGGACCACAG GTATCTGACACACTCCTCGACTGCAGAAAACACTTGACGTGGGTGGTGGCGGTGCTGCAGGAGGTGGCAGCAGCTGCTGCCCAGCTCATTGCCCCACTGGCAGAGAACGAGGGACTGCCTGTGGCTGCCCTGGAGGAGCTGGCTTTCAAAGCAAGCGAGCAG ATCTACGGGACCCCCTCCAGCAACCCCTATGAGTGTCTGCGCCAGTCATGCAGCCTCCTCATCAGCACTATGAACAAGTTGGCCACAGCCATGCAGGAGGGAGAGTACGATGCCGAGCGGCCCCCTAGCAAG CCTCCCCCAGTTGAGCTGCGGGCTGCAGCTCTTCGTGCAGAGATCACGGATGCTGAAGGCCTGGGTTTGAAGCTTGAGGATCGAGAGACAGTTATTAAAGAGCTGAAGAAGTCACTGAAGATCAAG GGGGAAGAGCTCAGTGAGGCCAATGTGCGGCTGAGCCTCCTGGAGAAGAAGCTGGACAGTGCTGCCAAGGATGCAGATGAGCGCATTGAGAAAGTCCAGACTCGGCTGGAGGAGACCCAGACGCTGCTGCGGAAGAAGGAGAA AGAGTTTGAGGAGACCATGGATGCACTTCAGGCTGACATCGACCAGCTGGAGGCAGAGAAGGCAGAGTTAAAGCAGCGATTGAACAGCCAGTCCAAGCGCACGATTGAGGGGCTCCGGGGGCCCCCTCCCTCGGGTATTGCCACCCTGGTCTCTGGCATTGCTGGGG GAGGTGCCCCTGGACAGGCTCCGGGGTCTGTGCCAGGCCCCGGGCTGGTGAAGGACTCACCACTGCTGCTTCAGCAGATCTCTGCCATGAGGCTGCACATCTCCCAGCTCCAGCACGAGAACAGCACCCTCAAG GGAGCCCAGATGAAGGCATCCTTAGCAGCCCTGCCCCCTCTGCACGTGGCCAAACTCTCTCTCCCGCCCCACGAGGGCCCTGGCAGTGAGCTTGCTGCTGGAGCGCTGTATCGTAAGACCAACCAGCTGCTGGAGACGTTGAATCAGTTGAGCGCATGCACGCACGTAGTGGACATCACTCGCTCCAACCCTG CTGCCAAGAGCCCGTCGGCCCAGCTCCTGGAGCAGGTGGCTCAGCTCAAGTCCCTAAGTGACACCATTGAGAAGCTCAAG GATGAGGTCCTTAAGGAGACTGTATCTCAGCGCCCTGGAGCCACGGTCCCCACTGACTTTGCCACCTTCCCTTCATCAGCCTTCCTCAGG GCCAAGGAAGAGCAGCAGGACGACACTGTGTACATGGGCAAAGTGACCTTCTCGTGCGCGGCTGGCCTCGGGCAGCGACACCGGCTGGTGCTCACCCAGGAGCAGCTGCACCAACTCCACGACCGCCTCATCTCCTAA
- the DCTN1 gene encoding dynactin subunit 1 isoform X2 has protein sequence MAQSKRHVYSRTPSGSRMSAEASARPLRVGSRVEVIGKGHRGTVAYVGATLFATGKWVGVILDEAKGKNDGTVQGRKYFTCDEGHGIFVRQSQIQVFEDGADTTSPETPDSSASKVLRREGADSNPKTSKLTTTRRPKPTRPASTGVAGASGSLGPSGSASAGELSSSEPSTPAQTPLAAPIIPTPALTSPGAALPLPSPSKEEEGLRAQVRDLEEKLETLRLKRAEDKAKLKELEKHKIQLEQVQEWKSKMQEQQADLQRRLKEARKEAKEALEAKERYMEEMADTADAIEMATLDKEMAEERAESLQQEAEVLRERVEELTTDLEILKAEIEEKGSDGAASSYQLKQLEEQNARLKDALVRMRDLSSSEKQEHVKLQKLMEKKNQELEVVRQQRERLQEELSQAERTIDELKEQVDAALGAEEMVETLTDRNLDLEEKVRKLKETVGDLEAINEMNDELQENARETELELREQLDMAGAQVRDAQKRVEAAQETVADYQQTIKKYRQLTAHLQDVNRALTNQQEASVERQQQPPPETFDFKIKFAETKAHAKAIEMELRQMEVAQANRHMSLLTAFMPDSFLRPGGDHDCVLVLLLMPRLICKAELIRKQAQEKFELSESCSERPGLRGAAGEQLSFAAGLVYSLSLLQATLHRYEHALSQCSVDVYKKVGSLYPEMSAHERSLDFLIELLHKDQLDETVNVEPLTKAIKYYQHLYSIHLAEQPEDSTMQLADHIKFTQSALDCMSVEVGRLRAFLQGGQEASDIALLLRDLETSCSDTRQFCKKIRRRMPGTDAPGIPAALAFGPQVSDTLLDCRKHLTWVVAVLQEVAAAAAQLIAPLAENEGLPVAALEELAFKASEQIYGTPSSNPYECLRQSCSLLISTMNKLATAMQEGEYDAERPPSKPPPVELRAAALRAEITDAEGLGLKLEDRETVIKELKKSLKIKGEELSEANVRLSLLEKKLDSAAKDADERIEKVQTRLEETQTLLRKKEKEFEETMDALQADIDQLEAEKAELKQRLNSQSKRTIEGLRGPPPSGIATLVSGIAGGGAPGQAPGSVPGPGLVKDSPLLLQQISAMRLHISQLQHENSTLKGAQMKASLAALPPLHVAKLSLPPHEGPGSELAAGALYRKTNQLLETLNQLSACTHVVDITRSNPAAKSPSAQLLEQVAQLKSLSDTIEKLKDEVLKETVSQRPGATVPTDFATFPSSAFLRAKEEQQDDTVYMGKVTFSCAAGLGQRHRLVLTQEQLHQLHDRLIS, from the exons ATGGCCCAGAGCAAGAGGCACGTGTACAGCCGG ACTCCTAGTGGCAGCAGAATGAGTGCTGAGGCAAGTGCCCGGCCCCTGCGAGTGGGCTCCCGTGTGGAGGTGATTGGAAAAGGCCACCGTGGCACCGTGGCCTATGTTGGAGCCACACTCTTTGCTACTGGCAAATGGGTAGGTGTGATCCTGGATGAAGCAAAAGGCAAGAATGATGGAACCGTCCAAGGCAGGAAGTATTTCACTTGCGATGAAGGACACGGCATCTTTGTGCGCCAATCCCAG ATCCAGGTATTTGAAGATGGAGCGGATACTACTTCACCAGAGACACCTGATTCCTCTGCCTCAAAGGTCCTCAGAAGAG AGGGAGCTGACTCAAATCCAAAGACCAGCAAACTG ACTACAACTCGGCGGCCCAAG CCCACCCGCCCGGCCAGCACTGGGGTAGCCGGGGCCAGTGGTTCCCTGGGCCCCTCTGGCTCAGCATCAGCAGGTGAGCTGAGCAGCAGTGAGCCCAGCACCCCAGCTCAGACTCCGCTGGCCGCGCCCATCATCCCCACGCCGGCCCTCACCTCTCCTGGAGCAGCACTCCCACTTCCTTCCCCCTCTAAG gaagaggaggggctgAGGGCCCAGGTGCGGGACCTGGAGGAGAAACTGGAGACCCTACGGCTGAAACGTGCAGAAGACAAGGCAAAACTAAAAGAGCTGGAGAAACACAAGATCCAGCTGGAGCAGGTGCAGGAATGGAAAAGCAAAATGCAGGAGCAGCAGGCAGACCTGCAGCGGCGCCTCAAGGAGGCTCGGAAG GAAGCCAAGGAGGCCCTAGAGGCAAAGGAACGCTACATGGAGGAGATGGCTGACACTGCTGATGCCATCGAGATGGCCACTCTGGACAAGGAGATGGCCGAAGAGCGGGCTGAGTCCCTACAGCAGGAGGCCGAGGTGCTGAGGGAGCGTGTGGAAGAGCTCACTACCGACTTGGAAATCCTCAAAGCTGAGATTGAAGAGAAGG GCTCAGATGGTGCCGCGTCCAGTTATCAGCTCAAGCAGCTTGAGGAGCAGAATGCCCGCTTGAAGGATGCCCTAGTGAG AATGCGGGATCTTTCTTCCTCAGAGAAGCAGGAGCACGTGAAACTCCAGAAGCTCATGGAAAAGAAGAACCAAGAGCTGGAAGTTGTGAGGCAACAGCGGGAGCGTCTGCAGGAGGAGCTGAGCCAGGCAGAGCGCACCATTGATGAGCTCAAGGAGCAG GTAGATGCTGCTCTGGGGGCTGAGGAGATGGTAGAGACGCTGACAGACCGGAACCTGGATCTGGAAGAGAAAGTGCGCAAACTGAAGGAGACAGTGGGGGACTTG GaagcaataaatgaaatgaaCGATGAACTGCAGGAGAATGCACGTGAGACAGAACTGGAGCTGCGGGAGCAGCTAGATATGGCAGGTGCCCAGGTGCGGGATGCCCAGAAGCGTGTGGAAGCGGCCCAGGAGACAGTCGCAGACTATCAGCAGACCATCAAGAAGTACCGCCAGCTGACTGCCCACCTGCAG GATGTGAATCGGGCACTGACAAACCAGCAGGAAGCATCCGTGGagaggcagcagcagccacctccaGAGACTTTTGACTTCAAGATCAAGTTTGCCGAGACTAAGGCTCATGCTAAG GCAATTGAGATGGAATTGAGGCAGATGGAGGTGGCCCAGGCCAACCGGCACATGTCCCTGTTGACAGCCTTCATGCCTGACAGTTTCCTTCGGCCAGGTGGGGACCATGACTGCGTCCTGGTGCTGCTGCTCATGCCTCGACTCATTTGCAAG GCAGAGCTAATCCGGAAGCAGGCCCAGGAAAAGTTTGAACTAAGTGAGAGCTGTTCAGAGCGGCCAGGACTTCGCGGCGCTGCAGGGGAGCAGCTCAGCTTTGCTGCTGGGCTGGTGTATTCACTGAGTTTGCTGCAGGCCACACTTCATCGTTACGAGCA TGCCCTCTCTCAGTGCAGTGTGGACGTGTATAAGAAGGTGGGCAGCCTCTACCCTGAGATGAGTGCCCACGAACGCTCCTTGGACTTCCTCATTGAGCTGCTGCACAAGGACCAGCTGGATGAGACTGTCAACGTAGAGCCTCTCACCAAGGCCATCAAGTACTACCAG CATCTATACAGCATCCACCTTGCTGAACAACCTGAGGACAGTACCATGCAGCTGGCTGACCACATTAAG TTTACCCAGAGTGCCCTGGACTGCATGAGTGTGGAGGTGGGACGGCTACGGGCCTTCTTGCAG GGTGGGCAGGAGGCTTCAGATATTGCCCTCCTGCTACGGGACCTGGAAACTTCGTGCAGTGATACCCGCCAGTTCTGCAAGAAGATCCGGCGGCGGATGCCAGGGACGGATGCGCCTGGGATCCCGGCTGCACTGGCTTTTGGACCACAG GTATCTGACACACTCCTCGACTGCAGAAAACACTTGACGTGGGTGGTGGCGGTGCTGCAGGAGGTGGCAGCAGCTGCTGCCCAGCTCATTGCCCCACTGGCAGAGAACGAGGGACTGCCTGTGGCTGCCCTGGAGGAGCTGGCTTTCAAAGCAAGCGAGCAG ATCTACGGGACCCCCTCCAGCAACCCCTATGAGTGTCTGCGCCAGTCATGCAGCCTCCTCATCAGCACTATGAACAAGTTGGCCACAGCCATGCAGGAGGGAGAGTACGATGCCGAGCGGCCCCCTAGCAAG CCTCCCCCAGTTGAGCTGCGGGCTGCAGCTCTTCGTGCAGAGATCACGGATGCTGAAGGCCTGGGTTTGAAGCTTGAGGATCGAGAGACAGTTATTAAAGAGCTGAAGAAGTCACTGAAGATCAAG GGGGAAGAGCTCAGTGAGGCCAATGTGCGGCTGAGCCTCCTGGAGAAGAAGCTGGACAGTGCTGCCAAGGATGCAGATGAGCGCATTGAGAAAGTCCAGACTCGGCTGGAGGAGACCCAGACGCTGCTGCGGAAGAAGGAGAA AGAGTTTGAGGAGACCATGGATGCACTTCAGGCTGACATCGACCAGCTGGAGGCAGAGAAGGCAGAGTTAAAGCAGCGATTGAACAGCCAGTCCAAGCGCACGATTGAGGGGCTCCGGGGGCCCCCTCCCTCGGGTATTGCCACCCTGGTCTCTGGCATTGCTGGGG GAGGTGCCCCTGGACAGGCTCCGGGGTCTGTGCCAGGCCCCGGGCTGGTGAAGGACTCACCACTGCTGCTTCAGCAGATCTCTGCCATGAGGCTGCACATCTCCCAGCTCCAGCACGAGAACAGCACCCTCAAG GGAGCCCAGATGAAGGCATCCTTAGCAGCCCTGCCCCCTCTGCACGTGGCCAAACTCTCTCTCCCGCCCCACGAGGGCCCTGGCAGTGAGCTTGCTGCTGGAGCGCTGTATCGTAAGACCAACCAGCTGCTGGAGACGTTGAATCAGTTGAGCGCATGCACGCACGTAGTGGACATCACTCGCTCCAACCCTG CTGCCAAGAGCCCGTCGGCCCAGCTCCTGGAGCAGGTGGCTCAGCTCAAGTCCCTAAGTGACACCATTGAGAAGCTCAAG GATGAGGTCCTTAAGGAGACTGTATCTCAGCGCCCTGGAGCCACGGTCCCCACTGACTTTGCCACCTTCCCTTCATCAGCCTTCCTCAGG GCCAAGGAAGAGCAGCAGGACGACACTGTGTACATGGGCAAAGTGACCTTCTCGTGCGCGGCTGGCCTCGGGCAGCGACACCGGCTGGTGCTCACCCAGGAGCAGCTGCACCAACTCCACGACCGCCTCATCTCCTAA